One window of uncultured Erythrobacter sp. genomic DNA carries:
- the rpsH gene encoding 30S ribosomal protein S8 — translation MAMTDPLGDMLTRIRNGQRAKKDSVLSPASKLRANVLEVLQREGYIRGYSEDASGKHPALRIELKYFEGEPAIKHVARVSKPGRRVYSGSQELPVVRNGLGITIVSTPRGVLSDNEARENKVGGEVLAEVF, via the coding sequence ATGGCTATGACCGATCCACTGGGTGATATGCTCACCCGCATCCGCAACGGCCAGCGCGCGAAGAAGGACTCCGTCCTTTCGCCTGCTTCCAAGCTGCGTGCGAACGTCCTCGAAGTGCTCCAACGCGAAGGCTACATCCGTGGCTATTCCGAAGACGCTTCGGGCAAGCACCCCGCGCTGCGGATTGAACTGAAATACTTCGAAGGCGAGCCGGCGATTAAGCACGTCGCTCGCGTTTCCAAGCCGGGCCGCCGCGTCTATTCGGGAAGCCAAGAGCTTCCGGTAGTGCGCAACGGCCTTGGCATCACCATCGTCTCGACCCCGCGCGGTGTCCTTTCGGACAACGAAGCCCGCGAAAACAAGGTCGGCGGCGAAGTGCTTGCGGAGGTCTTCTGA
- the rpmC gene encoding 50S ribosomal protein L29: MATTEDLRAKTDDQLSAELIELKREQFNLRFQAATNQLDKPSRIREVRRTIAQIKTLQNERAAAAVKA, from the coding sequence ATGGCTACTACTGAAGATCTCCGCGCGAAGACTGACGACCAGCTCTCCGCTGAGCTTATTGAGCTCAAGCGCGAGCAGTTCAATCTGCGCTTCCAGGCTGCCACCAACCAGCTCGACAAGCCTTCGCGTATCCGCGAAGTGCGTCGCACGATCGCTCAGATCAAGACGCTGCAAAACGAGCGCGCCGCAGCTGCGGTTAAGGCGTAA
- the rpsJ gene encoding 30S ribosomal protein S10 encodes MEAQNIRIRLKAFDHRVLDQATGEIADTARRTGALIRGPIPMPTRIEKFTVNRGPHIDKKSREQFEVRTYKRLLDIVQPNAQTVDALMKLDLAAGVNVEIKLA; translated from the coding sequence ATGGAAGCACAGAATATCCGTATTCGCCTCAAGGCGTTTGATCACCGCGTTCTCGACCAGGCAACTGGAGAGATTGCAGACACGGCTCGCCGTACGGGTGCTCTTATTCGTGGCCCCATTCCCATGCCGACGCGTATCGAGAAGTTCACCGTGAACCGCGGCCCGCACATCGACAAGAAGTCGCGCGAGCAGTTCGAGGTGCGGACCTACAAGCGGCTGCTCGACATCGTGCAGCCCAACGCCCAGACGGTTGACGCGCTGATGAAGCTCGACCTGGCCGCTGGCGTAAACGTTGAGATTAAGCTCGCTTAA
- the rplF gene encoding 50S ribosomal protein L6 produces the protein MSRIGKKAVAIPGGVTANIENGTLTVKGAKGTLTMGLSDLIDYKVEGDEIQVNPANDSKQARSFWGLQRTLVANLVEGVTEGFTKTLEITGVGYRAKAQGKTLKLELGFSHDVDLEVPEGITVNTPDQTTVEISGIDKQAVGQFAAEIREWRKPEPYKGKGIKYRGEYVFRKEGKKK, from the coding sequence ATGAGCCGCATTGGTAAGAAAGCGGTCGCAATCCCGGGCGGGGTAACGGCCAATATCGAAAATGGCACGCTGACGGTGAAGGGCGCCAAGGGCACGCTCACCATGGGTCTTTCCGACCTCATCGACTACAAGGTCGAAGGGGACGAGATCCAGGTCAATCCGGCCAATGACAGCAAGCAGGCACGCTCCTTTTGGGGTTTGCAGCGCACGCTGGTGGCCAATCTGGTCGAAGGTGTGACCGAGGGTTTTACCAAAACACTCGAAATCACCGGTGTTGGTTATCGTGCCAAGGCGCAGGGCAAGACGCTCAAGCTGGAACTCGGTTTCAGCCATGATGTCGATCTTGAGGTGCCCGAAGGCATTACGGTGAACACGCCCGATCAGACCACCGTGGAAATTTCCGGCATCGACAAGCAGGCCGTTGGCCAGTTTGCCGCCGAGATCCGCGAATGGCGTAAGCCTGAGCCTTACAAGGGCAAGGGTATCAAGTATCGCGGCGAATATGTCTTCCGCAAGGAAGGGAAGAAGAAGTAA
- the rplD gene encoding 50S ribosomal protein L4 has product MKVKVQKIDGKAVSGKGGELELNDAVFGVEPRADILHRVVTWQLENRRATARPTRERSDVARTGKKFGAQKGSGGARHGARSAPIFIGGGKAHGARKRDFEQSLNKKIRALGLKMALSTKAKDGLVVVDSLELKDAKTQILKGHLDKSGFAGKVLVIDGEAVDAGFSKAAGNLPGVNVLPAAGANVYDILNHDTLVLTKDAVAKLEARFNG; this is encoded by the coding sequence ATGAAGGTGAAGGTCCAGAAAATCGACGGCAAGGCCGTATCGGGCAAGGGCGGTGAGCTTGAACTCAACGACGCTGTGTTCGGTGTTGAGCCGCGCGCTGACATCCTGCACCGGGTCGTGACCTGGCAGCTCGAAAATCGCCGTGCGACTGCACGCCCGACGCGTGAGCGTTCGGACGTTGCCCGCACCGGTAAGAAATTCGGCGCGCAAAAGGGTTCGGGCGGCGCTCGTCACGGTGCTCGCTCTGCTCCGATCTTTATCGGCGGTGGTAAGGCTCACGGTGCGCGCAAGCGTGACTTCGAGCAGTCGCTGAACAAGAAGATCCGCGCACTCGGCCTCAAGATGGCGCTTTCGACCAAGGCCAAAGACGGTCTGGTCGTTGTCGACAGCCTTGAGCTGAAGGACGCGAAGACTCAGATCCTCAAGGGTCACCTCGACAAGTCGGGCTTTGCTGGCAAAGTTCTCGTGATTGACGGCGAAGCCGTTGATGCGGGCTTCAGCAAGGCAGCTGGCAACCTTCCGGGCGTCAATGTGCTCCCGGCCGCGGGTGCCAACGTCTACGACATCCTCAACCACGACACGCTGGTCCTCACCAAGGACGCTGTCGCCAAGCTGGAGGCGCGCTTCAATGGCTAA
- the rplV gene encoding 50S ribosomal protein L22 has protein sequence MGKAKSPRRVAENEALAVGTQIRGSAQKLNLVAQLIRGKKAEEALNILSFSKKAMARDASKVLASAIANAENNHDLDVDALIVAEASVGKSITMKRFHTRGRGKSTRILKPFSKLRIVVREHDEDEDA, from the coding sequence ATGGGCAAGGCAAAGTCCCCCCGCCGCGTTGCGGAAAATGAGGCGCTGGCAGTCGGCACGCAGATTCGCGGTTCGGCTCAAAAGCTCAACCTCGTTGCGCAACTGATCCGCGGCAAGAAGGCCGAAGAGGCCCTGAACATCCTCTCCTTCTCCAAGAAGGCGATGGCGCGCGACGCCAGCAAGGTTCTCGCATCAGCGATCGCCAATGCGGAAAACAACCACGATCTCGACGTCGATGCGCTCATCGTTGCCGAGGCTTCGGTAGGCAAGTCGATCACGATGAAGCGTTTCCACACACGTGGCCGCGGCAAGTCGACCCGCATTCTGAAGCCGTTCAGCAAGCTGCGCATTGTGGTTCGCGAACACGACGAAGACGAGGACGCGTAA
- the rplE gene encoding 50S ribosomal protein L5, translated as MTDSYTPRLKARYENEIVKAMTEKFGYKNRLEVPKVAKITLNMGVGEASQDKKKVQIAAEEMALIAGQKPVITKAKKSIAQFKLRDGMPIGCKVNLRRDRMYEFMDRLVTVAMPRIRDFRGLNAKSFDGRGNYAMGIKEQIIFPEISYDKIDQVRGMDIIVTTTAKTDEEARELLRLFGFPFQGEAGEQKEAA; from the coding sequence ATGACTGATAGCTACACTCCGCGCCTCAAGGCCCGTTACGAGAACGAAATCGTCAAGGCGATGACCGAAAAGTTCGGTTACAAGAACCGTCTCGAAGTTCCGAAGGTTGCCAAGATCACGCTCAACATGGGTGTGGGCGAGGCAAGCCAGGACAAGAAGAAGGTCCAGATCGCTGCTGAAGAGATGGCTCTGATCGCTGGTCAGAAGCCCGTCATCACCAAGGCGAAGAAGTCGATCGCACAGTTCAAGCTGCGCGACGGCATGCCGATCGGCTGCAAGGTTAACCTGCGCCGTGACCGCATGTATGAATTCATGGATCGTCTGGTGACGGTCGCAATGCCTCGCATCCGCGACTTTCGCGGGTTGAACGCCAAGTCGTTCGACGGGCGTGGCAATTACGCGATGGGCATCAAGGAACAGATCATCTTCCCCGAGATCAGCTACGACAAGATCGATCAGGTCCGGGGCATGGACATCATCGTCACCACCACCGCAAAAACCGACGAAGAAGCGCGCGAATTGCTGCGCCTCTTCGGCTTCCCCTTCCAGGGCGAAGCAGGCGAACAGAAAGAAGCGGCGTGA
- the tuf gene encoding elongation factor Tu, protein MAKEKFERNKPHVNVGTIGHVDHGKTTLTAAITKVLGSAVDFANIDKAPEERERGITISTAHVEYETDARHYAHVDCPGHADYVKNMITGAAQMDGAILVVNAADGPMPQTREHILLARQVGVPALVVYMNKVDQVDDEEILELVELEVRELLTEYGFDGDDIAIVKGSALAALEGRDEAIGENSIRELMDAVDANIPQPDRPVDKDFLMPIEDVFSISGRGTVVTGRIETGVVNVGDEVEIVGIKDTTKTTVTGVEMFRKLLDRGEAGDNVGALIRGVGREEVERGQVLAKPGSVNPHTEFSAEVYVLSKDEGGRHTPFFANYRPQFYFRTTDVTGEVILPEGTEMVMPGDNVTIGVKLIAPIAMDEGLRFAIREGGRTVGSGVVSKITK, encoded by the coding sequence ATGGCGAAGGAAAAATTTGAGCGTAACAAGCCGCACGTAAACGTCGGCACCATCGGTCACGTTGACCATGGCAAGACCACCCTGACCGCGGCTATCACCAAGGTTCTGGGTTCGGCTGTTGATTTCGCAAACATCGACAAAGCTCCTGAAGAGCGCGAGCGCGGCATCACCATTTCGACCGCACACGTCGAATATGAAACCGACGCACGTCACTATGCACACGTCGATTGCCCGGGCCACGCTGACTATGTGAAGAACATGATCACCGGCGCGGCGCAGATGGACGGCGCTATCCTGGTTGTGAACGCAGCTGACGGCCCCATGCCGCAGACCCGCGAGCACATCCTGCTTGCCCGTCAGGTCGGCGTTCCGGCTCTGGTCGTTTACATGAACAAGGTTGACCAGGTTGACGACGAGGAAATCCTCGAACTCGTCGAACTGGAAGTCCGCGAACTTCTGACCGAATACGGTTTTGACGGTGACGACATCGCTATCGTCAAGGGTTCGGCTCTGGCCGCTCTTGAAGGCCGCGACGAAGCCATCGGCGAAAACTCGATCCGCGAACTGATGGATGCGGTTGACGCCAACATCCCGCAGCCCGATCGTCCGGTCGACAAAGACTTCCTGATGCCGATCGAAGACGTGTTCTCGATCTCGGGTCGCGGTACGGTTGTTACCGGCCGTATCGAAACCGGCGTTGTGAATGTTGGCGACGAAGTTGAAATCGTCGGCATCAAGGACACCACCAAGACGACCGTCACCGGCGTTGAAATGTTCCGCAAGCTGCTTGATCGCGGTGAAGCTGGCGACAATGTTGGCGCACTGATCCGCGGCGTTGGCCGTGAAGAAGTTGAGCGTGGTCAGGTTCTCGCGAAGCCGGGTTCGGTTAATCCGCACACCGAATTCAGCGCAGAAGTCTACGTGCTGTCGAAGGACGAAGGTGGCCGTCACACGCCGTTCTTCGCCAACTACCGCCCGCAGTTCTACTTCCGCACCACCGACGTGACCGGCGAAGTGATCCTTCCTGAAGGCACCGAGATGGTTATGCCTGGCGACAACGTGACCATCGGCGTTAAGCTGATCGCACCGATCGCTATGGACGAAGGTCTGCGCTTCGCAATCCGCGAAGGCGGCCGCACCGTCGGCTCGGGCGTGGTTTCGAAGATCACCAAGTAA
- the rpsC gene encoding 30S ribosomal protein S3, with amino-acid sequence MGQKSNPIGLRLQINRTWDSRWYAEGRDYASLLAEDIKIRKYILKNLPQAAISKVVIERPAKLCRVSIYAARPGVIIGKKGADIEKLRTKLSTMTSSEVKLNIVEIRKPEIDAKLVAQGVADQLVRRVAFRRAMKRAVQSALRLGAEGIKIVCGGRLGGAEIARVEWYREGRVPLHTLRANIDYAETEALTAYGIIGIKVWIFKGEILAHDPTAQDRLMMEAQTSGVRPAR; translated from the coding sequence ATGGGTCAGAAGAGCAATCCGATCGGTCTGCGCCTGCAGATCAACCGCACCTGGGACAGCCGCTGGTACGCCGAAGGGCGCGACTATGCGAGCCTGCTGGCCGAGGACATCAAGATCCGCAAATACATCCTGAAGAACCTGCCGCAGGCAGCGATCTCCAAGGTTGTGATCGAGCGCCCGGCCAAGCTGTGCCGCGTTTCGATCTATGCTGCGCGTCCGGGTGTCATCATCGGCAAGAAGGGTGCAGACATCGAAAAGCTGCGCACCAAGCTGTCGACCATGACTTCGAGCGAAGTGAAGCTGAACATCGTTGAAATCCGCAAGCCGGAAATCGACGCGAAGCTCGTCGCTCAGGGTGTGGCTGACCAGTTGGTCCGCCGTGTCGCATTCCGCCGTGCCATGAAGCGCGCCGTGCAATCCGCTCTGCGTCTGGGTGCTGAAGGCATCAAGATCGTTTGCGGCGGCCGTCTTGGTGGTGCTGAAATCGCCCGTGTTGAATGGTACCGCGAAGGTCGCGTGCCGCTCCACACTTTGCGTGCAAACATCGACTATGCCGAAACCGAAGCGCTCACCGCTTACGGGATCATCGGCATCAAGGTGTGGATCTTCAAGGGCGAGATTCTCGCCCACGATCCGACCGCGCAGGACCGCCTGATGATGGAAGCGCAGACTTCCGGCGTCCGGCCTGCACGTTGA
- the rplP gene encoding 50S ribosomal protein L16, whose translation MLQPKKTKYRKAFKGRIKGEAKGGTTLNFGAYGLKALEPERITARQIEAARRAITRAMKRQGRLWIRVFPDVPVSKKPAEVRQGKGKGSVEYWAARVKPGRILFELDGIPGPVAALAFERAAMKLPIKTKVVARLGDTSHLGGDK comes from the coding sequence ATGCTGCAACCGAAAAAAACCAAGTATCGCAAGGCCTTCAAGGGCCGGATCAAAGGCGAAGCCAAGGGCGGCACCACGCTGAACTTTGGCGCCTATGGTCTCAAGGCTCTTGAGCCTGAGCGTATCACCGCACGCCAGATCGAAGCTGCGCGTCGTGCAATCACCCGTGCGATGAAGCGTCAGGGCCGTCTCTGGATCCGCGTCTTCCCAGACGTGCCTGTTTCCAAGAAGCCTGCCGAAGTTCGTCAGGGTAAAGGTAAGGGCTCGGTCGAATATTGGGCTGCTCGCGTAAAGCCGGGCCGCATCCTGTTTGAACTCGACGGTATTCCCGGACCAGTCGCCGCGCTGGCTTTTGAACGCGCTGCGATGAAGCTGCCGATCAAGACGAAGGTCGTTGCCCGTCTGGGTGACACCTCGCACCTGGGAGGTGACAAGTAA
- the rplR gene encoding 50S ribosomal protein L18 codes for MAKLSLFERRRRRVRTALRARSGGKPRLSVHRTGRHIYAQIINDADGRTVAAASTLGAKASGANVDAAVKVGKDIAAAAKKAGVTTVVFDRGGFLFHGRVKALADAAREGGLEF; via the coding sequence ATGGCAAAACTATCTCTTTTTGAACGGCGTCGCCGCCGTGTCCGCACCGCGCTTCGTGCGCGCTCGGGTGGCAAGCCGCGTCTGTCGGTTCACCGCACCGGCCGCCACATCTACGCGCAGATCATCAACGATGCAGACGGCCGCACTGTGGCTGCTGCTTCGACGCTGGGTGCGAAGGCCAGCGGCGCAAATGTCGATGCAGCCGTAAAGGTTGGCAAGGACATCGCTGCTGCTGCGAAGAAAGCCGGCGTCACCACTGTCGTGTTCGATCGCGGCGGGTTCCTGTTCCATGGCCGCGTTAAGGCGCTGGCCGATGCCGCTCGCGAAGGCGGGCTGGAGTTCTGA
- the rplC gene encoding 50S ribosomal protein L3: protein MRTGVIAKKVGMTRLFQEDGRHVPVTVLALEDCQVVSHRTADNDGYFAVQLGAGEAKQKNVAKPQREHFGKAGVGLKKRVAEFRVESEEGLVPVGSLISAAHFIAGQKVDITGHTQGKGFAGAMKRWGFGGLRATHGVSLSHRSHGSTGNRQDPGRVFKGKKMAGHMGDRQRTQMNLEVVRTDADRGLIFVKGSVPGSKNGWLLVRDAVKVSMPDDLPFPGAVVDTSAPVAEEPAVETKVEETAVEAAAETPAPEADAPASDENKEG from the coding sequence ATGCGCACAGGCGTGATCGCAAAGAAGGTTGGGATGACCCGCCTCTTCCAGGAGGACGGACGGCACGTGCCCGTTACGGTTCTCGCGCTGGAAGATTGTCAGGTTGTCTCCCACCGCACCGCAGACAATGACGGTTATTTCGCCGTTCAGCTGGGTGCTGGTGAAGCGAAACAGAAAAACGTTGCAAAACCGCAGCGCGAGCATTTCGGTAAGGCCGGTGTCGGCCTCAAGAAGCGCGTCGCGGAATTCCGTGTTGAAAGCGAAGAAGGCCTTGTGCCTGTCGGTTCGCTGATCAGCGCCGCTCACTTCATTGCCGGGCAGAAGGTCGACATTACCGGCCACACGCAGGGCAAGGGCTTTGCCGGCGCTATGAAGCGCTGGGGCTTCGGTGGTTTGCGCGCGACACACGGTGTCTCGCTCTCTCACCGTTCGCACGGTTCGACGGGTAACCGTCAGGATCCGGGCCGCGTGTTCAAGGGCAAGAAGATGGCCGGCCACATGGGCGACCGTCAGCGCACCCAGATGAATCTCGAAGTGGTTCGCACCGACGCCGATCGCGGCCTCATCTTCGTTAAGGGCTCTGTCCCCGGTTCGAAGAATGGCTGGCTGCTGGTTCGTGATGCTGTGAAGGTTTCGATGCCCGACGATCTGCCGTTCCCCGGCGCGGTTGTCGATACCTCGGCACCTGTCGCTGAAGAGCCCGCTGTAGAAACCAAGGTTGAAGAAACCGCGGTTGAAGCAGCAGCTGAAACTCCCGCTCCCGAAGCTGATGCTCCGGCCAGCGACGAAAACAAGGAGGGCTAA
- the rpsQ gene encoding 30S ribosomal protein S17 — protein sequence MPKRILIGTVTSDKTDKTVTVLVERKVKHPLYGKIIRRSKKYHAHDEKNEFTLGDVVRIEETKPISKTKTWAVKDRVVAGGVQAIEADLDVAEATPGAAE from the coding sequence ATGCCGAAACGTATTCTGATCGGGACCGTCACCTCCGACAAGACCGACAAAACCGTGACCGTACTGGTCGAACGCAAGGTGAAGCACCCGCTTTACGGGAAGATCATCCGTCGTTCGAAGAAGTATCACGCTCACGACGAGAAGAACGAATTCACTCTGGGTGACGTCGTTCGCATCGAAGAGACGAAGCCGATCTCCAAGACCAAGACCTGGGCCGTCAAGGACCGCGTTGTGGCTGGCGGAGTTCAGGCGATCGAAGCTGATCTTGATGTCGCAGAAGCGACTCCGGGCGCAGCCGAGTAA
- a CDS encoding 50S ribosomal protein L23: protein MAKKSEVDARHFDVILAPHITEKSTLASENNAVVFKVANDATKPQIKEAVEAIYDKKVVSVNTILTKGKAKRWKGKPYKRSDFKKAVVRLAEGEMIDITSGI, encoded by the coding sequence ATGGCTAAAAAGAGCGAAGTCGACGCGCGGCACTTTGACGTGATCCTCGCACCCCACATCACCGAAAAGTCGACGCTTGCGTCGGAAAACAACGCGGTGGTGTTCAAGGTGGCGAACGACGCGACCAAGCCGCAGATCAAGGAAGCGGTCGAAGCGATCTACGACAAGAAGGTCGTTTCGGTGAACACCATTCTCACCAAAGGGAAGGCGAAGCGCTGGAAGGGCAAGCCCTACAAGCGTTCGGATTTCAAAAAGGCTGTCGTACGTCTCGCCGAGGGCGAGATGATTGACATCACCAGCGGTATCTGA
- the rpsS gene encoding 30S ribosomal protein S19, protein MARSVWKGPFVELSLLKKAEDAQEASNSKPIKTWSRRSTILPQFVGLTFNVYNGQKFIPVSVSEEMVGHKLGEFAPTRNFPGHAADKKGKR, encoded by the coding sequence ATGGCACGTTCCGTCTGGAAAGGTCCGTTTGTCGAACTCAGCCTGCTGAAGAAGGCAGAGGACGCACAGGAAGCGAGCAACAGCAAGCCGATCAAGACCTGGTCGCGTCGCTCGACAATTCTGCCGCAGTTCGTTGGGCTGACGTTCAACGTTTACAACGGTCAGAAATTCATCCCCGTCTCCGTTTCGGAAGAAATGGTCGGCCACAAGCTTGGCGAGTTCGCTCCTACGCGTAACTTCCCCGGCCATGCTGCTGACAAGAAGGGCAAGCGATAA
- the rpsE gene encoding 30S ribosomal protein S5 yields the protein MMADDKKTPETENAPENAGAPAEEVKTEEAATPAAEAAPAEEAAPAEAAPAEAAPAPAAPAAEEQKGRGGRGGRGGNNRDGGGRGRGRGGRDGNRGRREEEDDGIIEKLVHINRVSKTVKGGKRFGFAALVVVGDGQGRVGFGHGKAREVPEAITKATAAARKKMIRVALKEGRTLHHDGNGRFGAGKVTIRTAPPGTGIIAGGPMRAVFESLGVADVVTKSVGTSNPYNMIRATFQALQEQTSPKSVAQRRGKKVADLLGRGGANAVEAEADAAAIVE from the coding sequence ATGATGGCTGACGACAAGAAAACACCGGAAACGGAAAACGCACCAGAGAATGCAGGCGCACCGGCTGAAGAAGTGAAGACCGAAGAAGCAGCGACACCTGCTGCTGAAGCGGCTCCCGCTGAAGAAGCTGCTCCTGCTGAGGCCGCACCGGCTGAAGCTGCACCTGCACCTGCCGCTCCCGCTGCTGAAGAGCAAAAGGGCCGTGGCGGTCGTGGCGGTCGCGGTGGCAACAACCGTGATGGCGGCGGTCGTGGTCGCGGTCGCGGAGGCCGTGATGGCAACCGTGGTCGCCGCGAAGAAGAAGATGATGGCATCATCGAGAAGCTGGTCCACATCAACCGCGTCTCCAAGACCGTAAAGGGCGGTAAGCGCTTCGGTTTTGCAGCTCTCGTGGTTGTGGGTGACGGTCAGGGCCGCGTCGGCTTTGGTCACGGCAAGGCACGCGAAGTGCCTGAGGCGATCACCAAGGCAACTGCCGCGGCTCGCAAGAAGATGATCCGCGTCGCGCTTAAGGAAGGCCGCACGCTTCACCATGACGGCAATGGCCGTTTCGGTGCTGGCAAGGTGACCATCCGCACAGCGCCTCCGGGTACTGGTATCATCGCCGGTGGTCCGATGCGTGCCGTGTTCGAAAGCCTGGGCGTTGCAGACGTTGTGACCAAGTCGGTCGGCACGTCCAACCCCTACAACATGATCCGCGCCACCTTCCAGGCACTGCAGGAACAGACTTCGCCGAAGTCGGTTGCTCAGCGTCGCGGCAAAAAAGTCGCTGACCTTCTGGGTCGCGGCGGTGCCAACGCAGTCGAGGCTGAAGCCGACGCTGCGGCTATTGTGGAGTAA
- the rplB gene encoding 50S ribosomal protein L2, with protein sequence MALKNYKPTSPARRGLILVDKSGLHKGGPVKSLTEGKRKTGGRNNKGHVTSRGIAGGHKQKYRFIDFKRRKWDVPATVERIEYDPNRTAFIALLKYEDGELAYIICPQRLAVGDTVVAGEKTDTKPGNAMLLGQMPVGTICHNVEMKPGKGGQLARSAGAYVQLVGRDRGMVMVRLNSGEQRYLRADCMGTVGAVSNPDNQNQNFGKAGRTRWKGRRPLTRGVAKNPVDHPHGGGEGRTSGGRHPVTPWGKPTKGARTRKNKQTDKMIIRSRHAKKKR encoded by the coding sequence ATGGCACTCAAGAACTACAAACCGACAAGCCCGGCGCGCCGCGGTCTTATCCTGGTCGACAAATCGGGCCTCCACAAAGGTGGTCCGGTCAAGTCGCTCACGGAAGGCAAGCGCAAGACCGGTGGCCGTAACAACAAAGGCCATGTGACCTCGCGCGGTATCGCGGGCGGTCACAAGCAGAAGTATCGTTTCATCGACTTCAAACGGCGCAAGTGGGATGTTCCCGCGACCGTCGAGCGGATCGAGTACGACCCCAACCGCACCGCTTTCATCGCGCTTCTGAAGTACGAAGATGGCGAGCTTGCTTACATCATCTGCCCGCAGCGTCTCGCTGTTGGTGACACGGTGGTTGCTGGCGAGAAGACCGATACGAAGCCGGGCAATGCCATGCTTCTGGGTCAGATGCCGGTCGGCACGATCTGCCACAATGTCGAGATGAAGCCGGGCAAGGGCGGCCAGCTCGCCCGTTCGGCAGGCGCTTATGTCCAGCTCGTCGGTCGTGACCGCGGGATGGTGATGGTGCGTCTCAACTCGGGCGAGCAGCGTTACCTGCGCGCCGATTGCATGGGTACGGTTGGCGCGGTTTCGAACCCCGACAACCAGAACCAGAATTTCGGCAAGGCCGGTCGCACCCGCTGGAAGGGTCGCCGTCCGCTCACACGCGGTGTCGCAAAGAACCCGGTCGATCACCCGCATGGTGGTGGTGAAGGCCGGACGTCCGGTGGTCGTCACCCGGTTACGCCGTGGGGCAAGCCGACCAAGGGCGCCCGCACCCGCAAGAACAAGCAGACGGACAAGATGATTATCCGTTCGCGTCACGCGAAGAAGAAGAGGTAA
- the rplN gene encoding 50S ribosomal protein L14: MIQMQSNLDVADNSGAKRVQCIKVLGGSKRRFASVGDVIVVSVKEAQPRAKVKKGDVHRAVIVRTKKDVRRPDGSVIRFDSNAAVLVNKSEEPIGTRIFGPVVRELRGRGFMKIISLAPEVL; encoded by the coding sequence ATGATCCAGATGCAATCCAATCTCGACGTCGCGGACAATAGCGGCGCAAAGCGCGTCCAGTGCATCAAAGTGCTGGGTGGCTCTAAGCGCCGGTTTGCCTCCGTTGGCGACGTGATCGTGGTTTCCGTCAAGGAAGCCCAGCCGCGTGCAAAGGTCAAAAAAGGCGACGTTCACCGCGCCGTGATCGTGCGCACCAAGAAGGACGTTCGCCGCCCCGATGGCAGCGTCATCCGCTTCGACAGCAACGCCGCTGTCCTGGTCAACAAGAGCGAGGAGCCGATCGGCACCCGTATCTTTGGCCCGGTTGTGCGCGAACTGCGTGGACGCGGCTTCATGAAAATCATTTCGCTCGCTCCGGAGGTGCTCTGA
- the rplX gene encoding 50S ribosomal protein L24, whose protein sequence is MGAAKIKKGDEVVVLSGKDKGRTGTVQQVMPKDGKVLVEGINVATRHRKPSQANPQGGIDRLPAPMHLSKVALADPKDGKPTRVRFETKDGKKVRVAVKSGEVIND, encoded by the coding sequence ATGGGTGCTGCAAAGATCAAAAAGGGTGACGAAGTCGTCGTGCTCTCGGGCAAGGACAAGGGCCGCACCGGCACTGTCCAGCAGGTCATGCCGAAAGATGGCAAGGTCCTGGTCGAAGGCATCAACGTCGCAACCCGTCACCGCAAGCCGAGCCAGGCAAACCCGCAGGGCGGCATCGATCGTCTTCCGGCTCCGATGCACCTGTCCAAGGTTGCTCTGGCTGATCCCAAGGATGGCAAGCCCACCCGCGTCCGTTTCGAAACGAAGGACGGCAAGAAGGTGCGTGTTGCTGTGAAGAGTGGGGAGGTCATCAATGACTGA
- the rpsN gene encoding 30S ribosomal protein S14 has translation MAKLSSINKNERRKKLVEKYAAKYEKLKAIANDQSLDEGERLMARLKMAEIPRNGNPTRVRNRCATTGRPRGYYRKFGINRIELRQLGTRGMIPGLTKSSW, from the coding sequence ATGGCGAAACTGAGTTCGATCAATAAAAACGAGCGTCGCAAGAAGCTCGTCGAGAAATATGCAGCGAAGTACGAGAAGCTGAAGGCTATCGCTAACGACCAATCGCTTGATGAAGGCGAACGTCTGATGGCACGCCTGAAGATGGCCGAGATTCCCCGTAACGGGAATCCGACCCGCGTGCGCAATCGCTGTGCAACCACTGGCCGCCCGCGCGGCTATTACCGCAAGTTCGGCATCAACCGTATCGAACTGCGTCAACTCGGCACCCGGGGCATGATCCCCGGTCTGACGAAGTCGAGCTGGTGA